CAAAACCAGCGTCGCGCCGAAGGCGAGGACGAGAAGCGGACCCGTGGTGAGGTCCCAAGCGAAGGACACGGCCAGGCCGCCGGCAATGGCTACCCCCCCGCTGAACCAGGCAATGAGCAGGGCCCGGCCGAACGTGTGCGTGTAAAGGAACGCAATGGCCGCCGGAATCACCAGCGTGCTGAAGATCATGAGCACACCCGCCAGGTTCACCGAGAACGTGATGGCGATCCCGAACGTCAGGTAGAAGACGAAGTCCCACAGCCACACCCGCCTCACGGTGTCGGGCGCGAACGTCACGGCCAGCATCCGCCCGCGGAACAGGTAGTGGAACAGCCCGATCCCCGCGTAGACCGCCGCCATTTTCAGCACCGTCCCGCCGCTCACCCAGATAAGGCTGCCCGTCAGCGTTTCCTTGATGTGCTCGGCGCCCTCCGGGGTGAAGCTGGCCAGCAGGATCACGGCCGCGGAGGCCAGCACGTAGCTGATGCCAATGATCGCCTCCTGC
This genomic stretch from Gemmatimonadota bacterium harbors:
- a CDS encoding metal ABC transporter permease, which gives rise to MLDLILIPFVAAMVILAMNAYFGLHVIRRGVIFVDLAFAQIAAVGSTVAFLLGAGAGSTMSYLFAFGFTVLGALFFSLTRLENGAVPQEAIIGISYVLASAAVILLASFTPEGAEHIKETLTGSLIWVSGGTVLKMAAVYAGIGLFHYLFRGRMLAVTFAPDTVRRVWLWDFVFYLTFGIAITFSVNLAGVLMIFSTLVIPAAIAFLYTHTFGRALLIAWFSGGVAIAGGLAVSFAWDLTTGPLLVLAFGATLVLAAALRPLLALRPERARLGPGRPRGERDGGAGAESAPAAEEAASA